From Acidipropionibacterium acidipropionici, one genomic window encodes:
- a CDS encoding histidine kinase has product MTHAEEERERAALIAEAAAAKQREALVAERLQISRELHDTISGHLSAITIQAAGAWPPRHRPQPRN; this is encoded by the coding sequence ATGACCCACGCCGAGGAGGAACGTGAACGCGCCGCCCTCATCGCCGAGGCCGCCGCGGCCAAACAACGAGAGGCGCTGGTCGCCGAGCGACTGCAGATCAGTCGCGAACTGCACGACACCATCTCCGGGCACCTGTCTGCCATCACGATCCAGGCAGCTGGTGCCTGGCCACCACGGCACCGCCCACAGCCGAGGAACTGA